From Scomber scombrus chromosome 13, fScoSco1.1, whole genome shotgun sequence, a single genomic window includes:
- the mettl5 gene encoding rRNA N6-adenosine-methyltransferase METTL5: protein MKLKELESCLQQVDAFEEPKILLEQYPTSPHIAACMLYTIHNTFDDIEGKLVADLGCGCGVLSIGAAMLDAGLCVGFDIDDEALDIFRRNAEEFEISNIDLVQCDMCALEAEAYAKKFDTVIMNPPFGTKHNQGMDMKFLRAALTMAKTAVYSLHKTATREHIQKKAKDWGVKMEVIAELRYDLPASYKFHKKKSVDIQVDFLRFSKP, encoded by the exons ATGAAGCTAAAAGAGTTAGAGAGCTGTCTTCAGCAGGTGGACGCTTTTGAAGAGCCAAAAATCCTTCTGGAGCAATATCCAACTAGTCCTCATATTGCTG CCTGCATGTTGTACACCATACACAACACGTTTGATGACATTGAGGGTAAATTAGTGGCGGATCTGGGATGCGGCTGTGGGGTCCTCAGCATCGGGGCGGCGATGCTTGATGCAGG tcTGTGTGTTGGCTTTGACATTGACGACGAAGCACTGGACATATTCAGAAGAAACGCAGAGGAATTCGAGATTTCTAACATTGATCTGGTCCAGTGTGACATGTGTGCTCTGGAGGCAGAGGCTTATGCCAAGAAGTTTGACACAGTAATCATGAATCCACCATTTGGGACAAAACACAACCAAG GCATGGACATGAAGTTCCTAAGAGCCGCCTTAACAATGGCAAAGACAGCAGTGTATTCACTTCATAAAACAGCAACGCGAGAG CACATACAAAAGAAGGCTAAAGACTGGGGAGTAAAGATGGAAGTAATAGCAG aactaAGATATGACCTGCCAGCATCTTACAAGTTTCACAAGAAGAAATCG GTTGACATCCAGGTGGACTTCCTACGGTTCTCCAAACCCTGA